In Streptomyces sp. NBC_01408, one DNA window encodes the following:
- a CDS encoding HAMP domain-containing sensor histidine kinase, translating into MPWRRPWSLRARLVFAAVALIAVVGAAIGTVTTLALRSYLMGQLDEELHTAVTMASRGPGAAKASRDGNLAFVLAPGTPLGTAGIRLDPGDKVTGARSVPAEGPDRDHRVSLTPAQTEALVQAASTPRSGAADLDLPGLGSYRVLTAPDGSLALAFPLAGVDRTVGILIAVEVCVTVAGLIAASLAGQVLVGVALRPLHRVAATATRVSELPLHSGEPALHERVPEAEADPRTEVGQVGAALNRMLGHVSSALTARQQSETRVRQFVADASHELRTPLASIRGYAELTRRGREEPGPDTRHALGRIESEATRMTGLVEDLLLLARLDAGRPLSRTDTDLAPLVVDALSDARAAGPGHHWRLRLPDEPAPVSADPARIQQVLVNLLANARTHTPPGTTVTAHVSRETSAVRLRIEDDGPGIPPDLLPHVFERFARGDASRSRAAGSTGLGLAIVQAVVGAHGGRVDVRSEPGRTCFEVLLPLAVGPAADGAGPDSQTGHRLTTQR; encoded by the coding sequence ATGCCGTGGCGGCGCCCCTGGTCGCTGCGGGCCCGGCTCGTCTTCGCTGCGGTCGCGCTGATCGCCGTGGTGGGCGCTGCCATCGGGACGGTCACCACCCTCGCCCTGCGCTCCTACCTGATGGGCCAGCTGGACGAAGAGCTGCACACGGCGGTGACCATGGCCTCCCGGGGGCCCGGCGCCGCCAAGGCGAGCCGCGACGGCAACCTCGCCTTCGTGCTGGCCCCCGGCACCCCGCTGGGCACCGCCGGGATCCGCCTCGATCCCGGGGACAAGGTCACCGGGGCGCGCAGCGTCCCCGCCGAGGGCCCCGACCGCGACCACCGCGTGTCGCTCACCCCCGCCCAGACCGAGGCACTCGTGCAGGCCGCCAGCACCCCGCGCTCCGGCGCGGCCGATCTGGACCTGCCCGGACTCGGCTCGTACCGCGTGCTCACCGCCCCCGACGGCAGCCTGGCCCTGGCCTTCCCGCTGGCCGGTGTCGACCGCACCGTGGGGATCCTGATCGCGGTGGAGGTCTGCGTCACCGTGGCCGGCCTGATCGCGGCCTCCCTCGCAGGGCAGGTGCTGGTCGGCGTCGCCCTGCGCCCGCTGCACCGGGTGGCAGCCACCGCCACCCGGGTCTCCGAACTCCCCCTGCACAGCGGCGAGCCCGCGCTCCACGAACGGGTCCCGGAAGCCGAGGCGGACCCCCGTACCGAAGTGGGCCAGGTCGGGGCCGCGCTGAACCGCATGCTGGGCCACGTCTCCTCCGCGCTCACGGCCCGCCAGCAGAGCGAGACCCGGGTCCGGCAGTTCGTCGCCGACGCCAGCCACGAGCTGCGCACTCCACTCGCCTCCATCCGCGGCTACGCCGAGCTGACCCGGCGGGGCCGGGAGGAGCCCGGCCCCGACACCCGGCACGCCCTCGGCCGCATCGAGTCCGAGGCGACCCGGATGACCGGGCTGGTCGAGGACCTGCTGCTGCTGGCCCGGCTCGACGCCGGCCGCCCGCTGTCCCGCACCGACACCGACCTCGCGCCGCTCGTCGTCGACGCCCTCAGCGACGCCCGGGCCGCCGGCCCCGGGCACCACTGGCGGCTGCGGCTTCCCGACGAGCCCGCGCCCGTGAGCGCCGACCCGGCCCGGATCCAGCAGGTCCTGGTCAACCTGCTCGCCAACGCCCGTACGCACACCCCGCCCGGCACCACGGTCACCGCCCATGTTTCACGTGAAACATCCGCCGTCCGGCTGCGGATCGAGGACGACGGCCCCGGTATCCCGCCCGACCTGCTCCCCCACGTCTTCGAGCGCTTCGCCCGGGGCGACGCCTCCCGTTCCCGGGCGGCGGGCTCCACCGGCCTCGGGCTCGCCATCGTCCAGGCCGTGGTGGGCGCGCACGGCGGACGGGTCGACGTACGGAGCGAGCCGGGCCGGACCTGCTTCGAGGTGCTGCTGCCGCTCGCCGTAGGGCCCGCGGCCGACGGCGCGGGACCGGACTCACAGACGGGGCACAGGCTCACCACACAGCGATGA
- a CDS encoding response regulator transcription factor produces MTATTTSHASTSTSNPAALVRPDGGPCRVLVVDDEASLSELLSMALRYEGCEVRSAGDGAAAVRAAREFRPDVVVLDIMLPDMDGLAVLGRLRREIPQVPVLFLTARDSVEDRIAGLTAGGDDYVTKPFSLEEVVARLRGLVRRSGAAQAARGGSVLAVGDLRLDEDSHEVTRGGQEIHLTATEFELLRYLMRNPRRVLSKAQILDRVWSYDFGGQANVVELYISYLRRKLESGPGLAPMIHTRRGAGYLIKPAD; encoded by the coding sequence ATGACTGCGACGACCACCTCTCACGCGTCCACGTCCACCAGCAACCCCGCGGCCCTGGTACGGCCCGACGGCGGACCCTGCCGGGTGCTCGTCGTCGACGACGAGGCCTCGCTCTCCGAGCTGCTGTCCATGGCCCTGCGCTACGAGGGCTGCGAAGTCCGCAGCGCCGGGGACGGGGCGGCCGCGGTGCGGGCGGCGCGGGAGTTCCGGCCGGACGTCGTGGTCCTGGACATCATGCTTCCGGACATGGACGGGCTGGCCGTCCTCGGACGGCTGCGCCGGGAGATCCCGCAGGTCCCCGTGCTGTTCCTGACGGCGAGGGACTCCGTCGAGGACCGCATCGCGGGTCTGACGGCGGGCGGCGACGACTACGTCACCAAGCCGTTCAGCCTGGAGGAGGTCGTGGCCCGGCTGCGCGGGCTGGTCCGGCGTTCGGGCGCGGCGCAGGCGGCGCGCGGCGGCTCGGTGCTGGCCGTCGGCGACCTGCGGCTCGACGAGGACAGTCATGAGGTGACCCGGGGCGGTCAGGAGATTCACCTGACCGCCACCGAGTTCGAGCTGCTGCGCTACCTGATGCGCAACCCGCGCCGGGTGCTGAGCAAGGCGCAGATCCTGGACCGGGTCTGGTCCTACGATTTCGGCGGCCAGGCCAACGTGGTCGAGCTGTACATCTCCTACCTGCGGCGCAAGCTCGAGAGCGGCCCCGGACTGGCGCCCATGATCCACACCCGGCGCGGGGCCGGCTACCTGATCAAGCCGGCCGACTAG
- a CDS encoding amidohydrolase family protein, with translation MALSATAEAVRAFRERLGLPGLVDVHTHFMPERVLDKVWDHFDAVGPLTGVEWPITYRQEEEQRVALLREFGVRAFTAMLYPHKPAMAAWLNSWSAGFAARTPDCLHTATFFPEEGVSGYVGRAVDAGARIFKAHLQVGGYDPNDDRLDPVWGLLAEAGIPIVIHCGSGPAPGKYTGPEPIARLLSRHPRLPLVIAHMGMPEYTDFLDIADRYDQVRLDTTMAFTDFSEQFSGFPPGELGRLADLGDRILLGTDFPNIPYPYEHQLAALERLGLGDDWLRAVCHDNGARLFRLDG, from the coding sequence ATGGCTTTGTCCGCAACGGCTGAGGCGGTCCGCGCCTTCCGGGAGCGGCTCGGGCTGCCCGGACTGGTCGACGTCCACACCCACTTCATGCCCGAGCGGGTCCTGGACAAGGTCTGGGACCACTTCGATGCGGTCGGCCCGCTGACCGGTGTCGAGTGGCCCATCACCTACCGGCAGGAGGAGGAGCAGCGCGTCGCGCTCCTGCGGGAGTTCGGGGTCCGGGCCTTCACCGCCATGCTCTACCCCCACAAGCCCGCGATGGCCGCCTGGCTCAACTCCTGGTCCGCCGGTTTCGCCGCCCGCACCCCCGACTGCCTGCACACCGCGACCTTCTTCCCGGAGGAGGGCGTGAGCGGGTACGTCGGCCGGGCCGTCGACGCCGGGGCCCGGATCTTCAAGGCCCATCTCCAGGTCGGTGGCTACGACCCGAACGACGACCGGCTCGACCCGGTGTGGGGGCTGCTCGCGGAGGCAGGCATCCCGATCGTGATCCACTGCGGTTCGGGACCCGCGCCCGGCAAGTACACCGGACCCGAGCCGATCGCCCGGCTGCTGTCCCGGCACCCGCGGCTGCCGCTGGTCATCGCCCACATGGGCATGCCCGAGTACACGGACTTCCTCGACATCGCCGACCGGTACGACCAGGTGCGGCTCGACACCACCATGGCCTTCACCGACTTCTCCGAGCAGTTCAGCGGCTTCCCGCCGGGTGAGCTCGGCAGGCTCGCGGACCTCGGCGACCGGATCCTCCTCGGCACCGACTTCCCGAACATCCCCTATCCGTACGAGCACCAGCTCGCCGCTCTCGAACGGCTCGGCCTGGGCGACGACTGGCTGCGCGCGGTCTGCCACGACAACGGCGCGCGCCTGTTCCGGCTCGACGGCTGA
- a CDS encoding antibiotic biosynthesis monooxygenase — translation MSIQPVQAFEPPYLMAVFSNVRTSDDSGYPETLARMNEIVRENPGFLGYEFARTPGGLGITVAYFRDHESLGVWRQDLEHQAAMKQGRADWYESYTLHVATVERSHGFVRNG, via the coding sequence ATGAGCATCCAGCCTGTACAGGCCTTCGAACCGCCTTACCTGATGGCGGTCTTCAGCAATGTGCGCACCTCTGACGACAGCGGCTACCCGGAGACCCTCGCCCGGATGAACGAGATCGTCCGGGAGAATCCGGGCTTCCTCGGCTACGAGTTCGCACGCACCCCCGGAGGTCTCGGCATCACCGTCGCCTACTTCCGCGACCACGAGTCCCTCGGCGTGTGGCGGCAGGACCTGGAGCACCAGGCGGCCATGAAGCAGGGCCGCGCCGACTGGTACGAGAGCTACACCCTGCACGTCGCCACCGTCGAGCGGAGCCATGGCTTTGTCCGCAACGGCTGA
- a CDS encoding DUF2797 domain-containing protein — MSWRCTGIRWKDGGPAIGWLGEGRGERASVLAYGQRLAFAARGERHCLGVWRAGKRTACPTAATVPARTGNAQCPECARLDRSFSVAADTNAADPRTYRVYLAWFGPGMVKVGITAEERGPARLLEQGAVTWTWLGRGPLMATRRTEELLRAALGVPDRIAYARKRAVRAHLPPASERAGEVAELHARAAALPGWPESLERLECEIADHAGPFGLDGLPASDRVITQMVPGGAVVGRLVGAAGPDLHLADGLVVDTRLLAGWELLVPGGESVTAVPVAEIPSAAGPPAEQDGLF; from the coding sequence GTGAGCTGGCGGTGCACCGGGATCCGGTGGAAGGACGGCGGCCCCGCCATCGGGTGGCTCGGGGAGGGGCGCGGGGAGCGGGCGAGCGTGCTCGCGTACGGGCAGCGACTGGCATTCGCCGCCCGCGGCGAGCGGCACTGCCTGGGCGTATGGCGGGCCGGGAAGCGGACCGCCTGTCCCACGGCCGCCACCGTGCCCGCCCGGACCGGGAACGCGCAGTGCCCCGAATGCGCCCGCCTCGACCGGTCGTTCTCGGTGGCCGCCGACACCAACGCGGCCGATCCGCGCACCTACCGCGTCTACCTGGCCTGGTTCGGACCCGGCATGGTCAAGGTGGGCATCACCGCCGAGGAGCGCGGGCCGGCCCGGCTGCTGGAACAGGGCGCGGTGACCTGGACGTGGCTGGGGCGCGGGCCGCTCATGGCCACCCGGCGTACCGAGGAGCTGCTGCGGGCGGCCCTCGGGGTGCCCGACCGGATTGCCTACGCCCGCAAGCGCGCCGTACGGGCCCACCTGCCGCCCGCGTCCGAACGGGCCGGGGAGGTCGCCGAGCTGCACGCCCGGGCGGCCGCGCTGCCGGGGTGGCCGGAGTCGCTGGAGCGGCTGGAATGCGAAATCGCCGACCACGCCGGACCGTTCGGGCTGGACGGGCTGCCCGCATCCGACCGGGTGATCACGCAGATGGTGCCCGGCGGGGCGGTGGTGGGGCGGCTGGTGGGCGCGGCCGGGCCCGATCTGCACCTCGCGGACGGGCTCGTGGTGGACACCCGGCTGCTGGCCGGCTGGGAACTCCTCGTCCCCGGGGGCGAGTCGGTGACGGCCGTTCCGGTGGCGGAGATCCCGTCGGCCGCGGGCCCACCGGCCGAGCAGGACGGGCTGTTCTGA
- a CDS encoding Lrp/AsnC family transcriptional regulator codes for MDDIDRALVLRLQQDAGQSYAALGTAVGLSAGATHERVRKLRERGVIRRTTVDVDPAAVGSGVLAYVMVDSNAWMGESGAAFAAIPEIQEAHIIAGSASVLVKVRTASTGQLQDVLRRLYAIEGVSGTHATVVLETFFERPLPL; via the coding sequence GTGGACGACATCGACCGGGCGCTGGTCCTGCGCCTGCAGCAGGACGCGGGTCAGTCGTACGCCGCACTCGGCACCGCCGTCGGGCTCTCGGCCGGAGCCACCCACGAGCGCGTGCGCAAGCTGCGCGAGCGCGGGGTCATCCGGCGGACCACCGTCGACGTCGATCCGGCCGCGGTCGGCAGCGGGGTCCTCGCCTACGTGATGGTCGACTCCAACGCCTGGATGGGTGAGTCCGGCGCGGCCTTCGCGGCGATCCCCGAGATCCAGGAGGCGCACATCATCGCGGGCAGCGCCTCGGTGCTGGTCAAGGTGCGTACGGCCTCCACCGGGCAGTTGCAGGACGTCCTGCGCCGCCTCTACGCCATCGAAGGCGTCAGCGGCACGCACGCCACCGTCGTCCTGGAGACCTTCTTCGAGCGGCCGCTCCCGCTGTGA
- a CDS encoding SMP-30/gluconolactonase/LRE family protein yields the protein MYAIADLTLYEILDDRFRTGRCANGDARLERLHDDCRWAEGPLYLPAWRQLVWSDIPNDRMLRWDEATGAVSVFRSPAGHSNGNTLDREGRLITCEQGNRRVTRTEPDGTLTVIADRFDGKRLNSPNDAVVRSDGTVWFSDPDFGITNDYEGRRAPSEIGACNLYRADPATGAVRLAADGFLGPNGLVFSPDESELYAADTRAGHIRAFKVTEDGRLTDDRIFTDCPSVDNIRFDDEGRLWAAAMESGVHCYAPDGTLIGRVRVPEPVSNIAFGGPKNNRLFITATTSLYSLVMSVTGLPRVLRGQRATN from the coding sequence ATGTATGCCATAGCCGACCTCACCTTGTACGAGATCCTGGACGACCGCTTCCGTACCGGCCGCTGCGCCAACGGCGACGCCCGACTGGAGCGGCTCCACGACGACTGCCGCTGGGCCGAAGGCCCCCTCTACCTGCCGGCCTGGCGCCAGCTGGTGTGGAGCGACATCCCCAACGACCGGATGCTGCGCTGGGACGAGGCGACCGGCGCGGTCTCCGTCTTCCGCTCCCCGGCCGGCCACTCCAACGGCAACACCCTGGACCGCGAAGGCCGCCTCATCACCTGCGAGCAGGGCAACCGGCGCGTCACCCGCACCGAGCCGGACGGCACCCTCACCGTCATCGCCGACCGCTTCGACGGCAAGCGGCTCAACAGCCCGAACGACGCCGTGGTCCGCTCGGACGGCACGGTCTGGTTCTCCGACCCGGACTTCGGCATCACCAACGACTACGAGGGACGGCGCGCCCCCTCCGAGATCGGCGCCTGCAACCTCTACCGGGCCGACCCCGCCACCGGCGCGGTCCGCCTTGCCGCGGACGGCTTCCTGGGCCCGAACGGCCTCGTCTTCTCCCCCGACGAGAGCGAGCTCTACGCGGCCGACACCCGGGCCGGCCACATCCGCGCGTTCAAGGTCACCGAAGACGGCCGCCTGACCGACGACCGGATCTTCACCGACTGCCCCTCGGTCGACAACATCCGCTTCGACGACGAAGGCCGGCTGTGGGCGGCCGCGATGGAGTCGGGCGTCCACTGCTACGCCCCGGACGGCACCCTGATCGGCCGGGTACGCGTCCCCGAACCGGTCTCGAACATCGCCTTCGGCGGCCCCAAGAACAACCGCCTCTTCATCACCGCCACCACCTCCCTCTACTCCCTGGTGATGTCGGTGACGGGCCTCCCCCGGGTCCTCCGGGGTCAGCGGGCGACGAACTGA
- a CDS encoding PH domain-containing protein, giving the protein MGLFGNAHTVDHASAQRDYARLLGQGEQVHAAFVLIRDTILFTDRRLVFVDKQGLTGKKVEYHSVPYRSITHFSVETAGHFDLDAELKIWISGSATPIEKTFTKGVNIYEVQAILTQFVAR; this is encoded by the coding sequence ATGGGACTGTTCGGGAATGCGCACACCGTCGACCACGCGTCGGCGCAGCGGGACTACGCGCGGCTGCTGGGGCAGGGGGAGCAGGTGCACGCCGCGTTCGTGCTGATCCGGGACACCATCCTGTTCACCGACCGGCGGCTGGTGTTCGTGGACAAGCAGGGGCTCACGGGCAAGAAGGTGGAGTACCACTCCGTCCCGTACCGGAGCATCACGCACTTCTCCGTGGAGACCGCCGGACACTTCGATCTCGACGCCGAGCTCAAGATCTGGATATCCGGCAGCGCGACGCCGATCGAGAAGACCTTCACCAAGGGCGTCAACATCTACGAGGTCCAGGCGATCCTGACTCAGTTCGTCGCCCGCTGA
- a CDS encoding histone deacetylase: MTVHVADPLTGELPAPGRVWYASYGSNMHMDRLTAYLAGGTPPGATRTYPGCRDHRAPERSIAVELEGSLYFATESLVWTGGRGLYDPAAPGRTRARAHLVTVSQLSDIAAQEMYGQPGADVDLTRVLREGRDELGAGRYETLICPGTIEGIPVLTFTAPWTLRDVEPLMPSAAYLGYLAGGLLEAGPWEEPDIADYLSSRPGAAGNWAPEEVLELLTGSSLMGRRSPGRCQGGSGSAGGRGPVGGLDSVAGD; the protein is encoded by the coding sequence GTGACTGTCCACGTCGCGGATCCCCTGACCGGTGAGCTCCCCGCCCCGGGGCGGGTCTGGTACGCGTCCTACGGCTCCAACATGCACATGGACCGGCTGACCGCCTACCTCGCCGGCGGGACGCCGCCCGGCGCGACGAGGACGTACCCGGGCTGCAGGGACCACCGGGCGCCGGAACGGTCGATCGCCGTCGAGCTGGAAGGCTCCCTCTACTTCGCCACCGAGTCCCTGGTGTGGACGGGAGGCAGGGGTCTCTACGACCCGGCGGCGCCCGGTCGTACGAGGGCGCGTGCTCACCTGGTGACCGTGAGCCAGTTGTCGGACATCGCCGCGCAGGAGATGTACGGGCAGCCGGGCGCGGACGTCGACCTGACCAGGGTGCTGCGCGAGGGGCGCGACGAGCTGGGCGCCGGGCGGTACGAGACGCTGATCTGCCCGGGGACGATCGAGGGGATTCCCGTCCTGACGTTCACCGCGCCGTGGACCCTGCGGGACGTCGAGCCGCTCATGCCGTCCGCGGCGTACCTGGGGTACCTGGCCGGAGGTCTGCTGGAGGCGGGGCCGTGGGAGGAGCCGGACATCGCCGACTACCTGTCCTCCCGCCCCGGCGCCGCCGGGAACTGGGCTCCGGAGGAGGTACTGGAACTGCTCACGGGCTCCTCCTTGATGGGGAGGAGGTCCCCCGGGAGATGTCAGGGGGGATCTGGCTCTGCCGGGGGACGTGGACCAGTGGGCGGTCTGGATAGTGTTGCGGGAGATTGA
- a CDS encoding SSI family serine proteinase inhibitor, whose amino-acid sequence MLRLAAFAVTSALAAAAAGPLPPLPLGRLLAAAPDRLTISMADTGNPRLDREYRLECDPVGGDHPWKEQSCARLDQLAGEGKDPFAPVSKRQICNMQHGGPATARITGTWHGQKVDATFRRTNGCEINRWDELEPLLPPGRS is encoded by the coding sequence ATGCTGCGTCTCGCCGCCTTCGCCGTCACCTCAGCCCTGGCCGCCGCGGCCGCCGGGCCGCTGCCCCCGCTGCCCCTGGGCCGGCTGCTGGCGGCGGCACCCGACCGCCTCACCATCTCCATGGCCGACACCGGGAACCCCCGGCTGGACCGGGAGTACCGGCTCGAGTGCGATCCGGTGGGCGGTGATCACCCCTGGAAGGAGCAGTCCTGCGCGCGGCTGGACCAGCTCGCCGGGGAGGGGAAGGACCCGTTCGCCCCCGTCTCCAAGCGGCAGATCTGCAACATGCAGCACGGGGGCCCGGCCACCGCCCGGATCACCGGAACCTGGCACGGACAGAAGGTGGACGCCACCTTCCGCAGGACCAACGGATGCGAGATCAACCGCTGGGACGAGTTGGAACCTCTGCTTCCGCCTGGGCGTTCCTGA